Genomic segment of Serinicoccus hydrothermalis:
CGACCGCGACGCCCAGCCGGCCATCGCCAGCGCGCTGCAGGTCGTGCCGGCGCAGCACGGGGTCCGGGCCGAGCGGATCGGGGCGCTGCTGCTGGCCCGGCGGGAGGCCATGAGGTGAGCGGCCGCTAGAGCCAGCCGCGCTCCTCGGCATACCGTGCCGCCTCCACGCGGGTGGCGGTGCCGGTCTTGCCGATCGCGGAGGACAGGTAGTTGCGCACCGTCCCCGGCGAGAGGAAGAGCTGACCGGCGATCGACTGCACCGGCGAGCCGTCCAGCGCCTGGCGCAGAACCTCGCGCTCGCGGTCGGTGAGCGGGTTGGGGCCGCCGATGAGCGATTCCGTGGCGAGCGCCGGATCGACGACCCGCAGCCCGGCATCGACCCGGCGCACCGCCTCGGCGAGCTCGGGGGCCGGGGTGTCCTTGACGACGAAGCCGCACGCTCCGGCGTCCATCGCGCGGCGCAGGTAGCCGGGCCGACCGAAGGTGGTCACCATGAGGCAGCGTGTGCGCGCCCCCTGCTCGCGCAGCTGCTCCAGCACCTCGATGCCGTCGAGGCCGGGCATCTCGATGTCGAGCAGGCATACCTGCGGCTGGGCGCGCTGCACCGCGTCGAGGACCGCGTCGCCCCGCCCGACCTGGGCGACCACCTCGATGTCGCGCTCGAGGTCGAGCAGCGCGGCGAGCGCGCCGCGGACCAGCGCCTGGTCGTCGGCCAGCAGCACCTTGATCACAGCTTCACCTCCACGGTGGTGCCGGCCCCGTCCGGTCCGGGGCCCAGCGTCAGGGAGCCGCCGGCCTGTTCGACGCGCTCGCGCAGGCCGCGTATGCCGTTGCCCTCGCGGGTGCCGTCCACTCCCCTGCCGTCGTCGCTGACCCGCAGCCAGTGGTCGCCCAGCTCGACGACGCAGGTGTCGGCATGGCTGTGGCGGACGACGTTGGTCACCGCCTCGCGCAGCACCCACGCGAGCGTGATGCGGTGGCGGGGGTCGACGAGGAGGACGTCGTCGGGGAGCCGGGCGTCGATGCCCGCGCCGCGCAGCGCCACGTCCGCCGCCTCGACCTCGTCGGCCAGCCGGGCCACGCGCAGGCCACCGACGGTGGCGCGGATCTCGGCGAGCGCCTGGCGGGCGATGTCCTGCACCTCCCCCATCTCCTGCTTCGCGCGCTCGGGGTCGGCGTCCACGAGACGCCGGGCAAGCTCGGTCTTGACGGTGACGACGGTGAGCGAGTGCCCGAGCACGTCGTGGACGTCCCGGGCGACGCGCTCGCGCTCCTCGGTGAGCGCCAGCTGGCTCTCGGTCTCCAGGGCCGACTCCTGCTGCTCCTCGAGGTAGCGGCTGAGCACGCTGATCGTCAGCACCAGGGCCGAGATGCCCCAGAACATGATCGTCGGCCACACCCCCCAGATGAGGGCGCTGGTGAGCATCCCGAGGCCGAGGAGGCCGAGCGAGATCGTCCAGACCCCGCGCCAGGGCAGGAAGAAGACCGGCACGCCCACGATGAACGGCATGGCGGTCAGCGCGTTCGGGCCGATCATCGTGGCCAGGACGATGGCGACGGCGACCATCGCGCCGAGCCCCAGCAGGCCGCCACGGGCGGCCGAGGCATACTGCCCGCCACCGACGCGACGCACGGCGCGGCGCACGGTCAGGACGTAGGCAACCATGAAGGCCGCGACGAGCGCGGTGGCGACCAGCCGGTGAGCGGGGGTGTAAGGCGTGGTCCAGATGTGGATCAGCGGGAAGATGAAGAAGACCAGCCAGATGCCGCCGAAGAGCCAGCCCCACCGCGACCAGGCGTCTGCGGGCCTCTGCGTGGGACTCATGCGGACCACTCTGCCAGCACGGGGGCCGTGGGGGCAGTGACGTCTGTCACCGGATCCTCGCAGTTCACCGGGTCTGTCGGAGGCGGGTGCTTGGGTGAGGTATGGCGTCGGCAGCGGAGGTGCATGCGGACCGGGCGGAGGAGTGGTCCCCGCCCGATCCGGAGAGCCCGCTGGCCGAGATCGACGCCCTGAGCGCAGAGGACTACCGGGCGTTCATGGACGAGCTCTCCGCAGCGCTGGGCGAGGCTGCCGATGCGGAGCTGGCCGCGCGGCCGGCTTCCGAGCGGGTGGCCGACGGGCTGGAGACGGCGCGACGGGGTATGCGCTGCGCCACGGTGAGCGCCGAGGAGGCTGCCACGGTGCTCGACGCCGACCTGGCGGGCGCGCTGGAGTCGGTGGGTGAGCTGCAGACCCAGCTGGGCGCGGTCGGCTTCACCTTGGCGCGCGAGGCGGCGGTGCGCGGGCTGCACCAGGACGTGGCGATGTCGCTGGTCGACTGGCTGCGGGTGCGCTGCCCCTGGCTCAGCATCCAGGACGCCGCCCAGATCAGCGCGGTCGTGACCGTCTCGCAGACACCCACGACGGCGATGATCGGTGAGGCGGTCGCCGACGGCAGCGTCCCCGTGCACCGGGCGGCCACGGTCGCGCGCACGATGACCCGGCTGAAGTCCTCGCTGACCCCGGAGCAGCAGGAGGACTACGCGCGGATCGCCACCGCGGCGGCCGCGCGGACCGACCTGTCCGACCGCGACCTGGGGCGCGTGTGTCACCGGCTGCTCGAGGACCTGCTGGAGGAGACCGAGCCGGAGGGGCGGGAGCGGACGGCCATCGAGCTGCGCACCGTCACGCGGCGCAGGGTGGCGTCGGGGCTGACCCGGTTCACCATCGACGCGCCGGACGGGGACGCCGCGATCATCTCCGGGGTGCTCACCTCGGCCCTGGCGGCGCCTGCCCCGGAGAGCAAGGCCCAGGGCGACGAGGGCGAGGGCGACGGTGAGGGGTCGGGTGGGGCGGGCGGGTCGGGTGGCGGCAGCATCGAGCCGGACACGCGGCTGCCGGGACAGCGGCGCTACGACGCGCTCATGACCGTCATCCGGCGCGGCGTCGGCAACCCGGGCGCCCCGCCGTCCACCGCCAGGGCCACGGTCCTGCTGACCATCCCCTTCGACCCCGAGCGCGGCACGCCCGCCGGGGCCGCGAGCACGATGGAGGGCGACTACGTGCCGCCCCGGCAGGCCGCGGAGCTGGCGTGCAGCGGCGACGTCACCCCGGTGTGGCTCACGGCCGACGGCGAGCCGCTCGCGCTGGGCCAGGACGCGCGCTTCGCCTCTCCTGCGCAGTGGAAGGCCCTGGCCGTGCGTGACGGCGGCTGCTCCTTCCCCGGCTGCTCGGCGCTGCCGCAGTGGTGCGACAGCCACCACCTCGACCACTGGGCCCGTGGCGGCAGCACCGACGTCGACCGGATGGCCCTGCTCTGCGGCCGCCACCACACCCACGTCCACCAGCGCGACCTGACCGCCACGGTGAGCGGCGGCACCGTCACCTGGCACGTCTGAGGACCGCGCCCCGCGGTCGGCCCCGAGGGGACCGGCCGCTGAGGCATGCCCGACGCCGGCTCCCAGGTGCGGAGACCGCCCCGTGACGAGGCATGTCCGGCGGCAGGCATACACGATGGTGCGGCGGCGTTGGCCCTGGCATGGCATCCACGCGCGTCCCGCTGTCCGTCCTCGACCTGGTCCCCCGCTCGCAGGGGATGACGCCGGCCACGGCGATCGAGGAGTCCGTGGCCCTCGCCCGCGAGGTCGACGAGCTCGGCTACCACCGCTTCTGGATGGCCGAGCACCACGGCTCGGAGGCGTTCATGTCCTCCGCGACCTCGCTGCTGCTCGGTCACGTGGCGCACGCGACGGACCGGATCCGGCTCGGGTCGGGCGGAGTCATGCTGCCCAACCACTCCCCGCTCATGGTGGCGGAGTACTACGGGACCCTCGCGACGATCCACGGCGACCGCTTCGACCTCGGCCTCGGGCGTGCGCCGGGGACCGACCCCATGACCGCGGCGGCGCTGTCCCGCTCCAGCGGTCACCTCCCCGACTTCGCCGCCGAGGTCGCCGACCTCCAGCGCTACCTGGGCGAGCCGCAGGCCGGCCGCCGGGTGCGGGCGCTGCCCGGCGAGGGCACGAAGGTGCCGCTGTGGATGCTCGGCTCGTCCACCGGCGGCGCCCAGGTCGCCGCGGCGCTGGGGCTGCCCTTCTCCTTCGCCTCCCACTTCGCCCCGGACCAGCTGGACGAGGCGCTGAGTCTCTACCGCGACCGTTTTCGGGCCGACGCCGAGACCGCCCAGGTGGACCGGCCGACGACGATGGCCGGGGTCAACGTGCTCGTGGCCCCCACCCAGGAGGAGGCCGACCACCTCTTCACGACGGCACAGCTCATGGCGATCCGGATCCGCTCCGGACAGCCGGCACCGCTGGACCCGCCGGTCGAGAGCCTCGCCGCCGTCGTGCCGACCGAGCTGCTGCCGCTGGCCGACGCGCACCAGTCGGTGAAGATGGTCGGCACCCCCGACACCGTCGTCGACAAGCTCGAGGCGTTCGTCGACGCCCACGACCTGGACGAGCTCATCGTCACCACCTACACCTTCGACCCCGAGATGCGCCGACGCAGCTACCGCATGCTCGCCGAGGCCTGGGGCACGGGTATGCCTGCCGACGAGCGGGTCGCGGTCAGCGCCTGACCTCGATCCCACCAGACCGGGCCGCCAGACCGGGCGCCCGCAGGTCCTGCGCTGCCAGGATGCCGGGCATGGACGCACGAGCAGGCCGGCTGACCACACAGGAGTTCCAGGCCGCGGAGGGGACCGAGGACTGGCGCGGGTTGGGTCGTGGCGCGCACGCCTGGTTCGCCACCGGGTCCCACGCCGACGGGGCAGCGCTCGTGCGCAGCGTCGTGTCGACGTGCGGCGACCTCGGCACCGGGCTTCCCGACCTCGACCTGCGCGCGACCGGGCTCCGGATGCGCCTGGCCGCGTCGGGCGAGGGGTTCACGACGCAGACGGTCGAGCTCGCCCGCGCGATCTCCGCCTCGGCCCGCGATCTCGGTCTCACCGCGCAGCCGGAGGTCGTGCAGGAGGTCCAGCTGGCGGTGGACACCCAGGACCCCGGGGCGGTCATGGACTTCTGGGAGACCGCCCTGGGCTACGAGCGCCAGGGCGAGGAGGACGTCGTCGACGCCGGCCGCCGCCACCCGCCGCTGTGGTTCCAGGACATGGACGCGGCCCGTCCGCTGCGCAGCCGCCTCCACCTCGACTCGGTCACCTCCCAGCCCGTCGCCGCAGCCACCGTGGACCGGCTCGAGGCCGCGGGGGCAGGGGTCGCCCGCCACGGCTACTACGCCACCGTGGCCGACCCGGAGGGCAACGAGGTCGACGTCCTGCCGCTGCCCGAGGGCGCCTGCCTCTGGGAGGAGGGCACCGAGGACTGGCGCCTGGTCTTCGCGGCCGTCGCCGCCTACCCGGTGCGCTCCGTCGACGACCTGCTCGCGCTGGTGACCGGGGCCGCCGACCTCGCGGACGGGGCCGGGCTCCCGCTCGGCATCGACGTGCGGCCCCTGCCCGCGCCCGGCACGACAGCCCCGGACGCAGACGCAGGGACACACCGCCTCGCGCTGGTGACCGTGCATACCGCGAAGGACCGTTGGGAGATGGACGAGGGCTACCTCGACCTGGCCCGCCAGGTGCAGCAGCTCGCCCGGTCGCTGGACCTCACCGCCGACCCCGGTCGTGCCCGCTTCGTGCAGATCGGCCTGGACGCGGCCGACATCCCGGCGGTCAGCACCTTCTGGCAGGCCGCTCTCGGCTACGAGCCCGACCCGCGCGACAACGTCACCGACATCGTCGACCCGCGAGGTCTGGGCCCAGTCCTCTTCTTCCAGCCGATCGATGAGCAGGACGAGCAGCGACGGGCGCAGCGCAACCGCCTGCACGTCGACGTCTACCTGCCCCACGACGTGGCCGCGACCCGGGTCGAGACCGCCGTCGCCGCGGGCGGCACCGTGGTGCGCGACGCCGCGCCGTTCTGGTGGACGGTCGCCGACCCCGAGGGCAACGAGGTGGACCTCGCCGTGACGGTCGGCCGCGAGGAGGAGTGGGGCTGAGCGGGCGACCCCGCACAATGGTGTCGTGCCCTCCCCCGACACCGAGCCGACGACGAGCCTGCGCACACTGCTCCCCGCCGCGGGGGTGTCGGTCTCGGCGCTGCTGCTCTTCGGGGTGCACCTGCCGTGGGCCGGGTATGCCCTCCTCCTCGCCAGCCTCGTGGCCGCCTTCGTCCTGCACCGCGAGCTCTTCCTCGACCTGCTGCTCATCGCCCTGGGCATCGGCATCGTGTCGACCACCTCGGTCGAGGCCGACATCAGCTGGGACATGTTCTTCCTGCTCGGCGCTGTCCTCACCGCCGCCGTGCTGGCCCCGGTGCTCGTCGACCGCTTCGTCTACCGGCGCGGCGCGATCACCTTCCCGTGGATCACCGGACGCCGCTGGACCAGGCTCCAGTGGGCCTACGTCGTGGCCGTGCCCGTGCTGGGCTACCTCATCCTCCCCGCCTACTTCATCCACTCCGGCAGCTACCAGAACTGGCCACCCATCCAGACCGCCAGCGAGTTCGGGCGCTTCTTCGTCGGCGTCAACGCCGTGGGTCTGTGGGACGAGCTGTTCTTCATCTGCATCTGCTTCGCCCTGCTGCGCCGCCACTTCCCGCTGTGGACCGCCAACGTGCTGCAGGCGACGATCTTCGTCTCGTTCCTGTGGGAGCTCGGCTACCGGTCCTGGGGGCCGCTGCTGACCATCCCGTTCGCGCTGCTGCAGGGCTACATCTTCACCCGCACCAAGTCGCTCACCTACGTCGTGATCATCCACCTGCTCTTCGACGCGGTCGTCTTCCTCGCGATCGTCCACGCGCACGACCGCAGCATCTTCCCGTTCTTCCTCTACTGAGCTCGCCCGTCCCGACCCCCGCGCGGCCCGGCGCGGGGCTCAGCCCTCGATCGCCAGCGCGAGCGGAAGCACCGCCTCCACCCCGGCCCGCCGCAGCGCCCGGGCCGCGACCGTCATCGTCCAGCGGGAGTCCACGACGTCGTCGACGAGCAGCACCGGCCCGCGCACCCCGGACAACGCCTCCCGCAGCTCCGGACCGACGACGACGCGGTCCCAGACGTTGGCCAGCCGGAAGGCGCTGTTGCCGCCGGGCTCGCCCACTGGTCCACCGTGCGCCAGGTCGAGCGTGCCGAGCAGCGGCAGCCGGCCGATCTGGCTGATCTGCTCGGCGAGCGACCCCACCACCGCCGGCCGGCGCCGCGACGGCATCGCGACCACCCCCTCGGGGCGCTGCGCCCAGCCCCAGCCGGACAGCACCTGCACCACCGCGCGGGTGACCTCCTCCGGCACCGGCGATCCCACCGTCGTCTCCCCGTCCGGGTCGTCCGAGACTCGCGACGTCCCTGCCTCGAGCACCGCGCGCAACCGTTGCCCCCACCCGAGGTCGGAGAGCCGCGTGAGCGCCCGCCCCTCGGCCGCCTGCTCCTCGGTTGGGATCTTGCCCTTCACCTCGACCCCGAGGCGGGGCATACCGGTCGGCCACTGCGCACGCGGGTCGATCGGCACCCCGACCGCGCCGAGCCGCTCGCGCGCCGACCCGACCGCCTCCTGCGGGATCTCCTCGGGGAACCACGCGCCCGCGCACCGGTCGCAGCGGCCGCACGGCTGCGCCGTCGCGTCGTCCAGGCACTCCTGCAGGAACGCCATGCGGCAGCCCTCGGTCTGCTGGTAGGCCACCATGAGCTCGGCCTCGCGCACGCGCGCCTCCGCGACCCGGGTGTAGCGCTCCTTGTCGTAGACCCACGGACGTCCCGTCGCCGTCCAGCCGCCGGGGACCTTCCCCACGGCCCCGTCGACGTCGAGCACCTTGAGCAGCAGCTCCAGCCGGGTGCGTCGCACGTCGACGATCGTCTCCAGCGCTGGCGTGGACAGCGGCCGGTCGCTCTCGGCGAGCGCGGTCAGCACCGCGTCCGCCTGGTCCTGCCGCGGCATCGACACCGTGGCGAAGTAGTTCCAGATGTCCCGGTCCTCCGAGCCGGGCAGCAGCAGCACGTCGGCCCGCTCGGTCGCGCGGCCCGCGCGTCCCACCTGCTGGTAGTAGGCCACCGGCGAGCTCGGCGCACCCAGGTGGACGACGAACCCGAGGTCGGGCTTGTCGAAGCCCATCCCGAGCGCGCTGGTCGCCACGAGCGCCTTGACCTGGTTGTCCCGCAGCGCCGCCTCGAGCCTCTCGCGGTCCTCGGTGTCGGTCCGCCCCGTGTATGCCGCGACCTCGTGCCCGGCGGCGCGCAGCGCCTCCGCGACGTCCTGCGCCGCCGACACCGTGAGGCAGTAGATGATGCCGCTGCCCGGGAGCGTTCCCAGGTGGGCCAGCAGCCAGCCCAGCCGCTGGTCGGGGGCCAGCCGCGGCAGCACGCCGAGCCGCAGCGAGGCGCGCGCCAACGGCCCCCGGATGGTCCGGACCGTGGCACCGCCGACCCCCAGCTGCTCGACGACGTCGTCGACCACCCGCTCGTTGGCGGTCGCCGTGGTCGCCAGCACGGGCGTGCCCTCGGGCAGCGCGTCGAGCAGGTTGCGGATGCGCCGGTAGTCCGGCCGGAAGTCGTGACCCCAGTCGCTGATGCAGTGCGCCTCGTCCACGACGAGCAGCCCGCAGCGTGCGGCCAGGTCGGGCAGCTGCTCCTCCCGGAAGCGCGGGTTGTTGAGCCGCTCCGGGCTCACGAGCAGCACGTCCACCTCGTCGGCGGCGAGCGCGGACCGAACGTCGTCCCACTCGGTGGCGTTGGCCGAGTTCATCGTCACGGCGCGCACGCCGGCTCGCCCGGCCGCCGCGATCTGGTCGCGCATCAGAGCCAGCAGCGGCGACACGATGACCGTCGGCCCGGCGCCCTGCTGCCGCCGCAGCGCGGTGGCCACGAAGTAGACCGCCGACTTGCCCCACCCGGTCCGCTGCACCACCAGCACCCGGGCGCGGTCCTCGACGAGGGCGCGCACCGCCTCGAGCTGCCCGTCCCGGAAGTCCGCGTCCTCCCGCCCCACGAGCCGCCGCAGCGCGGCGCGGGCACCCTCGGCCAGCGAGGTCGTCTCCTGCATCACATCCGGCATACCTCGACCGTAGTGCTCACCTCCGACACCCCACGCCACTAGGGTGTCTGCCGTGAACTGGGATCCCGTGACCGCAGTCCTCTTCGACCTGGACGGCGTGCTGACGCCGACCGCCGAGGTGCACATGCGCG
This window contains:
- a CDS encoding VOC family protein, whose product is MDARAGRLTTQEFQAAEGTEDWRGLGRGAHAWFATGSHADGAALVRSVVSTCGDLGTGLPDLDLRATGLRMRLAASGEGFTTQTVELARAISASARDLGLTAQPEVVQEVQLAVDTQDPGAVMDFWETALGYERQGEEDVVDAGRRHPPLWFQDMDAARPLRSRLHLDSVTSQPVAAATVDRLEAAGAGVARHGYYATVADPEGNEVDVLPLPEGACLWEEGTEDWRLVFAAVAAYPVRSVDDLLALVTGAADLADGAGLPLGIDVRPLPAPGTTAPDADAGTHRLALVTVHTAKDRWEMDEGYLDLARQVQQLARSLDLTADPGRARFVQIGLDAADIPAVSTFWQAALGYEPDPRDNVTDIVDPRGLGPVLFFQPIDEQDEQRRAQRNRLHVDVYLPHDVAATRVETAVAAGGTVVRDAAPFWWTVADPEGNEVDLAVTVGREEEWG
- a CDS encoding HNH endonuclease signature motif containing protein, which gives rise to MASAAEVHADRAEEWSPPDPESPLAEIDALSAEDYRAFMDELSAALGEAADAELAARPASERVADGLETARRGMRCATVSAEEAATVLDADLAGALESVGELQTQLGAVGFTLAREAAVRGLHQDVAMSLVDWLRVRCPWLSIQDAAQISAVVTVSQTPTTAMIGEAVADGSVPVHRAATVARTMTRLKSSLTPEQQEDYARIATAAAARTDLSDRDLGRVCHRLLEDLLEETEPEGRERTAIELRTVTRRRVASGLTRFTIDAPDGDAAIISGVLTSALAAPAPESKAQGDEGEGDGEGSGGAGGSGGGSIEPDTRLPGQRRYDALMTVIRRGVGNPGAPPSTARATVLLTIPFDPERGTPAGAASTMEGDYVPPRQAAELACSGDVTPVWLTADGEPLALGQDARFASPAQWKALAVRDGGCSFPGCSALPQWCDSHHLDHWARGGSTDVDRMALLCGRHHTHVHQRDLTATVSGGTVTWHV
- a CDS encoding CPBP family intramembrane glutamic endopeptidase, with translation MPSPDTEPTTSLRTLLPAAGVSVSALLLFGVHLPWAGYALLLASLVAAFVLHRELFLDLLLIALGIGIVSTTSVEADISWDMFFLLGAVLTAAVLAPVLVDRFVYRRGAITFPWITGRRWTRLQWAYVVAVPVLGYLILPAYFIHSGSYQNWPPIQTASEFGRFFVGVNAVGLWDELFFICICFALLRRHFPLWTANVLQATIFVSFLWELGYRSWGPLLTIPFALLQGYIFTRTKSLTYVVIIHLLFDAVVFLAIVHAHDRSIFPFFLY
- a CDS encoding sensor histidine kinase, with the translated sequence MSPTQRPADAWSRWGWLFGGIWLVFFIFPLIHIWTTPYTPAHRLVATALVAAFMVAYVLTVRRAVRRVGGGQYASAARGGLLGLGAMVAVAIVLATMIGPNALTAMPFIVGVPVFFLPWRGVWTISLGLLGLGMLTSALIWGVWPTIMFWGISALVLTISVLSRYLEEQQESALETESQLALTEERERVARDVHDVLGHSLTVVTVKTELARRLVDADPERAKQEMGEVQDIARQALAEIRATVGGLRVARLADEVEAADVALRGAGIDARLPDDVLLVDPRHRITLAWVLREAVTNVVRHSHADTCVVELGDHWLRVSDDGRGVDGTREGNGIRGLRERVEQAGGSLTLGPGPDGAGTTVEVKL
- a CDS encoding LLM class flavin-dependent oxidoreductase, producing MASTRVPLSVLDLVPRSQGMTPATAIEESVALAREVDELGYHRFWMAEHHGSEAFMSSATSLLLGHVAHATDRIRLGSGGVMLPNHSPLMVAEYYGTLATIHGDRFDLGLGRAPGTDPMTAAALSRSSGHLPDFAAEVADLQRYLGEPQAGRRVRALPGEGTKVPLWMLGSSTGGAQVAAALGLPFSFASHFAPDQLDEALSLYRDRFRADAETAQVDRPTTMAGVNVLVAPTQEEADHLFTTAQLMAIRIRSGQPAPLDPPVESLAAVVPTELLPLADAHQSVKMVGTPDTVVDKLEAFVDAHDLDELIVTTYTFDPEMRRRSYRMLAEAWGTGMPADERVAVSA
- a CDS encoding response regulator transcription factor is translated as MIKVLLADDQALVRGALAALLDLERDIEVVAQVGRGDAVLDAVQRAQPQVCLLDIEMPGLDGIEVLEQLREQGARTRCLMVTTFGRPGYLRRAMDAGACGFVVKDTPAPELAEAVRRVDAGLRVVDPALATESLIGGPNPLTDREREVLRQALDGSPVQSIAGQLFLSPGTVRNYLSSAIGKTGTATRVEAARYAEERGWL
- a CDS encoding RecQ family ATP-dependent DNA helicase, which gives rise to MPDVMQETTSLAEGARAALRRLVGREDADFRDGQLEAVRALVEDRARVLVVQRTGWGKSAVYFVATALRRQQGAGPTVIVSPLLALMRDQIAAAGRAGVRAVTMNSANATEWDDVRSALAADEVDVLLVSPERLNNPRFREEQLPDLAARCGLLVVDEAHCISDWGHDFRPDYRRIRNLLDALPEGTPVLATTATANERVVDDVVEQLGVGGATVRTIRGPLARASLRLGVLPRLAPDQRLGWLLAHLGTLPGSGIIYCLTVSAAQDVAEALRAAGHEVAAYTGRTDTEDRERLEAALRDNQVKALVATSALGMGFDKPDLGFVVHLGAPSSPVAYYQQVGRAGRATERADVLLLPGSEDRDIWNYFATVSMPRQDQADAVLTALAESDRPLSTPALETIVDVRRTRLELLLKVLDVDGAVGKVPGGWTATGRPWVYDKERYTRVAEARVREAELMVAYQQTEGCRMAFLQECLDDATAQPCGRCDRCAGAWFPEEIPQEAVGSARERLGAVGVPIDPRAQWPTGMPRLGVEVKGKIPTEEQAAEGRALTRLSDLGWGQRLRAVLEAGTSRVSDDPDGETTVGSPVPEEVTRAVVQVLSGWGWAQRPEGVVAMPSRRRPAVVGSLAEQISQIGRLPLLGTLDLAHGGPVGEPGGNSAFRLANVWDRVVVGPELREALSGVRGPVLLVDDVVDSRWTMTVAARALRRAGVEAVLPLALAIEG